A portion of the Chondrinema litorale genome contains these proteins:
- a CDS encoding ROK family protein: protein MINKDVTLGIDIGGTNTKLGLVNKQGFCLSELSIPTGADKPFDEFLKVVVDSVDKLKGNIDHQVNIKGVGIGAPNGNYYTGLIEEAPNLNWGDKVPVVKEIEARLGIPATLTNDANAAALGEMLFGVAQGMKNFVVITLGTGLGSGIVVNGELIYGHDGFAGELGHTTVFVDEGRDLPTGRKGSLEAYVSATGIKRTVFELLAKRIYPSELRDITYNQLEAKHITEAALRGDKIALEAFDYTAKILGLKLSDTIAHLSPEAIILFGGLANAGDLILEPTKKYMEQYCLNIFRGKVKLLFSNLKGSNTAILGSSALAWTEFERKSKA, encoded by the coding sequence ATGATTAACAAAGACGTTACGTTGGGTATAGATATTGGTGGAACCAATACAAAACTAGGGCTGGTAAATAAACAAGGTTTTTGCCTTTCAGAATTATCAATTCCAACAGGAGCTGATAAACCATTTGATGAGTTTTTAAAGGTTGTAGTAGACTCTGTTGATAAACTCAAAGGAAATATCGATCACCAAGTAAACATCAAGGGAGTTGGAATCGGTGCACCGAATGGTAATTACTATACTGGCTTAATAGAAGAAGCGCCAAACTTGAATTGGGGCGACAAAGTTCCGGTAGTAAAAGAGATTGAAGCAAGATTAGGTATTCCTGCTACTCTAACTAACGATGCTAATGCAGCTGCTCTTGGAGAAATGCTTTTTGGCGTAGCTCAGGGAATGAAAAACTTTGTAGTAATCACACTAGGTACTGGCTTAGGTAGTGGAATTGTTGTTAACGGAGAATTGATTTATGGTCATGATGGATTTGCTGGCGAACTAGGCCACACAACCGTTTTTGTTGATGAAGGAAGAGATTTACCTACAGGAAGAAAAGGCTCTTTAGAGGCTTATGTTTCTGCAACAGGTATTAAAAGAACTGTGTTTGAATTACTGGCTAAAAGAATTTACCCAAGTGAGTTGAGAGATATTACTTACAATCAACTTGAGGCTAAACACATTACAGAAGCTGCTTTACGTGGCGATAAAATTGCCTTAGAAGCTTTTGATTATACTGCAAAAATTCTTGGTCTTAAATTATCAGATACTATTGCGCATTTAAGTCCAGAGGCAATTATCCTTTTTGGAGGTTTAGCAAATGCTGGTGATTTAATATTAGAGCCAACTAAAAAATATATGGAACAATATTGTTTAAATATTTTTAGAGGAAAGGTGAAGTTGTTGTTCTCTAATTTGAAAGGTAGCAATACTGCTATTTTAGGATCGAGTGCATTGGCTTGGACAGAATTTGAAAGAAAAT
- a CDS encoding TIGR00730 family Rossman fold protein — MKKICIFCGSSPGSEKSYQQAAENFGELLVDKGFEMVYGGGSTGMMGFIANAFLAKGGKVTGVIPGFLVAKEVGHNGLTEMIEVESMHERKQKMADISDAFVALPGGMGTMDELCEIVTWAQLGLHTKPIGILNINNYFDPFIEFMNHMVSQRYLSKVNRQIIVSDKNPEELLRKMQNYDPPVAEKWLDRHRT; from the coding sequence ATGAAAAAGATATGTATTTTTTGTGGTTCTAGTCCGGGAAGTGAAAAAAGTTATCAACAAGCAGCAGAAAACTTTGGAGAGTTACTTGTTGATAAGGGTTTTGAGATGGTTTATGGAGGAGGCAGTACCGGAATGATGGGTTTTATTGCAAATGCTTTTTTGGCGAAAGGTGGTAAAGTTACTGGTGTAATACCGGGATTTTTAGTAGCTAAAGAGGTTGGTCATAATGGACTTACCGAAATGATAGAAGTAGAAAGCATGCATGAACGTAAGCAAAAAATGGCTGATATTTCAGATGCTTTTGTAGCTTTACCAGGAGGAATGGGGACTATGGATGAGCTTTGCGAAATTGTTACATGGGCACAATTAGGGTTGCATACTAAGCCAATCGGAATATTAAATATCAATAATTATTTCGATCCATTTATCGAGTTTATGAATCATATGGTTTCTCAAAGATATTTAAGTAAAGTGAATCGTCAGATTATTGTTTCTGATAAAAATCCTGAGGAACTTTTGAGAAAAATGCAAAATTACGACCCTCCCGTTGCTGAGAAGTGGTTAGATAGACATAGGACTTAG
- the metK gene encoding methionine adenosyltransferase, whose translation MAYLFTSESVSEGHPDKIADQISDAILDAMLAQDPDSRVACETMVTTGLVVVSGEITTKAYVEIPDVVRETIKKIGYNSDNYMFDAESCGIMVALHSQSPDIAQGVNEGEGVDKEQGAGDQGMMFGYASNETPELMPMALAFSHRMVKELAHIRKEESHLMPYLRPDTKAQVTIEYGDDNKPLRVHTIVLSTQHDPFDVEEKMLKKINDDIINILIPRVIPSELLDNNTVYHINPTGKFVIGGPHGDAGLTGRKIIVDTYGGKGAHGGGAFSGKDPSKVDRSAAYAARHIAKNMVAAGIADEILVQVAYAIGVSKPVSLNVNTYGTSKVGLSDGQIAEKVSGIFDMRPKGLVDRLKLKNPIFSDTAAYGHMGRESYKKEVDLFTVKIEEDESIKKEIRTKETKALEFFTWEKLDYVDKLKEAFNL comes from the coding sequence ATGGCTTATTTATTCACTTCAGAATCTGTTTCAGAAGGACATCCAGACAAAATTGCAGATCAGATATCAGATGCAATATTAGATGCTATGTTGGCACAAGATCCTGATTCAAGGGTTGCTTGTGAAACTATGGTAACCACTGGGTTGGTAGTTGTGTCTGGTGAGATCACAACGAAAGCCTACGTTGAGATACCAGATGTTGTAAGAGAAACAATAAAAAAAATCGGATACAATAGTGATAACTATATGTTTGATGCTGAATCATGTGGTATTATGGTTGCTTTACATAGCCAGTCTCCTGATATTGCACAAGGTGTAAATGAGGGAGAAGGTGTTGATAAAGAACAAGGCGCTGGTGATCAAGGGATGATGTTCGGCTATGCAAGTAACGAAACACCAGAATTAATGCCAATGGCATTGGCTTTTTCACATAGGATGGTAAAAGAACTTGCACATATTCGCAAAGAAGAAAGCCACTTAATGCCATATCTAAGACCTGATACAAAAGCACAGGTAACAATTGAATATGGTGATGATAATAAACCATTAAGAGTTCACACAATTGTGTTATCAACTCAGCATGATCCTTTTGATGTAGAAGAAAAAATGCTAAAAAAGATAAATGATGATATCATCAATATTCTTATTCCTAGAGTAATTCCATCTGAATTATTAGATAATAATACTGTCTATCACATCAACCCAACAGGTAAATTTGTGATTGGTGGGCCTCATGGAGATGCAGGTTTAACAGGTAGAAAAATTATTGTTGATACTTATGGTGGAAAAGGTGCTCATGGTGGAGGTGCATTTTCTGGTAAAGACCCATCAAAAGTTGATAGAAGTGCTGCTTATGCTGCAAGACATATAGCTAAAAATATGGTTGCCGCTGGTATTGCAGATGAAATACTGGTACAAGTTGCTTATGCAATCGGGGTTTCTAAGCCTGTTTCATTAAACGTAAATACTTACGGAACTTCTAAAGTTGGTTTGTCTGATGGACAAATAGCTGAGAAAGTTTCAGGTATATTTGATATGAGACCAAAAGGCCTTGTAGATAGATTAAAACTAAAAAATCCTATCTTCTCAGATACAGCAGCTTATGGACACATGGGTAGAGAAAGCTATAAAAAAGAAGTTGATCTATTTACAGTAAAAATCGAAGAAGACGAAAGTATCAAGAAAGAAATCAGAACTAAAGAAACAAAAGCTCTTGAGTTCTTTACTTGGGAAAAGCTTGACTATGTTGATAAATTAAAAGAAGCATTTAATCTATAA
- a CDS encoding GMC oxidoreductase has product MNLNTKAKKQNTYDAIVVGSGISGGWAAKELTEKGLKTLVLERGYEIKHPEDYETAMKDPWDLKHRGKVTQEQLKTTKEKQQRIGYLTEEIAHMFVDDTENPYSEVKRFDWLRGYHTGGRSLMWGRQSYRWSPMDFESNAKDGFGVDWPIRYDDLAPWYDYVEGFAGISGQNEGLEQLPDGNFLPPMEMNCLEKHAAQKVRENFNDRIVTIGRVANLTVAHNGRNHCMYRNRCARGCPYGAYFSSLSSTLPAAAKTGNMTLRHNSIVNSVIYDKEQGKATGVRVIDAESGEMQEFYAKIIFLNASAVGSAFILMNSVDEVFPNGLGNTSGTLGHYLMDHHFRTGARGEFDGFADQYYSGRRANGIYIPRFRNIKEKHPDFIRGYGYQGGASRESWMRGVAEMGFGDEFKQQMVVPGPWSMGLGGFGETLPYFENKVTLDKENVDKWGQPTVKFDCEFKENEMKMRVDMQNSAAEILEAAGLKNISTYDAGSYPGQGIHEMGTCVMGKDKKTSMLNKNNQLHEVSNVFVTDGACMSSAACQNPSLTYMALTARACDFAVSELKKNNI; this is encoded by the coding sequence ATGAATTTAAATACAAAGGCAAAAAAACAAAATACATACGATGCTATCGTGGTTGGCTCAGGTATCAGTGGTGGTTGGGCAGCAAAAGAACTAACTGAAAAAGGATTGAAAACCCTAGTTCTGGAAAGAGGTTACGAAATTAAGCATCCCGAAGATTACGAAACTGCGATGAAAGATCCTTGGGATTTAAAACACAGGGGGAAAGTAACACAAGAGCAGTTAAAAACGACTAAAGAAAAGCAGCAGAGAATCGGTTACTTGACTGAGGAAATTGCTCATATGTTCGTAGATGATACCGAAAATCCTTATTCTGAAGTAAAAAGATTTGATTGGCTTAGAGGATATCATACTGGTGGCCGCTCTCTTATGTGGGGTAGACAATCTTATCGTTGGAGTCCAATGGACTTTGAGTCAAATGCTAAAGATGGATTTGGTGTAGATTGGCCAATAAGATATGATGACCTTGCTCCATGGTACGATTATGTAGAAGGATTTGCAGGAATAAGTGGGCAAAATGAAGGTCTTGAGCAATTACCTGATGGTAATTTCCTTCCTCCAATGGAAATGAACTGTTTAGAAAAGCACGCTGCTCAAAAAGTAAGAGAAAACTTTAATGATAGAATAGTTACAATAGGCCGAGTTGCTAACCTTACAGTAGCTCACAATGGTAGAAATCATTGTATGTATAGAAACCGTTGTGCTAGAGGCTGTCCTTATGGTGCATATTTTAGTAGTCTTTCGTCAACGTTACCGGCAGCTGCTAAAACTGGTAATATGACATTGCGCCATAACTCTATAGTTAACTCTGTAATTTATGATAAGGAGCAAGGTAAAGCTACTGGAGTTAGGGTAATCGATGCAGAATCAGGAGAAATGCAGGAGTTTTATGCAAAAATTATTTTCTTAAATGCTTCAGCAGTTGGTTCAGCTTTTATTTTAATGAATTCTGTTGATGAAGTTTTTCCAAATGGCTTAGGTAATACAAGTGGAACCTTGGGGCACTATCTAATGGACCATCATTTTAGAACAGGTGCTAGAGGAGAGTTTGATGGATTTGCAGATCAATATTATTCAGGTAGAAGAGCGAATGGTATCTATATTCCTAGATTCAGAAATATTAAAGAGAAGCATCCTGATTTTATTAGAGGTTATGGTTATCAGGGTGGAGCAAGCAGAGAGTCTTGGATGAGAGGTGTTGCCGAAATGGGTTTTGGTGATGAGTTTAAGCAACAAATGGTTGTACCTGGTCCTTGGAGTATGGGTTTAGGTGGTTTTGGTGAAACTCTACCATACTTTGAAAATAAAGTAACTCTAGATAAAGAAAATGTTGATAAATGGGGGCAACCAACCGTTAAGTTTGATTGCGAGTTTAAAGAGAATGAGATGAAAATGAGAGTTGATATGCAAAACTCAGCTGCAGAAATTCTAGAAGCAGCAGGTTTGAAAAATATTTCAACTTATGATGCAGGGTCTTATCCAGGACAAGGAATTCACGAGATGGGTACATGTGTAATGGGTAAAGATAAAAAAACATCGATGCTTAATAAAAATAATCAATTACACGAAGTATCTAATGTATTTGTAACAGATGGTGCATGTATGTCTTCTGCAGCTTGTCAGAATCCATCATTAACATATATGGCCCTTACAGCTAGAGCATGCGATTTTGCTGTTAGTGAATTAAAGAAAAATAATATATAG
- a CDS encoding gluconate 2-dehydrogenase subunit 3 family protein, whose translation MNRRNAVKRISALAGGTLSTPLIAAILNGCKPSEKPDWLPEFLSPEQDQIVIEVSELIIPTTDTPGAKEALVNRYIDLVLKDCYTPEDQKSFLEGINSLNKAAKDEYGNDFVDCEKEEQVALLKKFDEEAYNGANTSGKKPFFRFMKELTVVGYCTSEVGATQALNFVAVPGAYNGCMPYKEGDKAWAI comes from the coding sequence ATGAACAGAAGAAATGCTGTAAAAAGGATTAGTGCCTTGGCTGGTGGTACCCTTTCCACTCCACTAATTGCAGCTATTTTGAATGGTTGCAAGCCTTCTGAAAAACCAGACTGGCTTCCTGAGTTCTTAAGTCCTGAACAAGACCAAATAGTGATAGAAGTTTCGGAATTAATTATTCCTACTACTGATACACCAGGTGCTAAAGAGGCACTTGTAAACAGATATATCGACTTGGTTTTAAAGGATTGCTATACTCCTGAAGATCAGAAGAGTTTTCTTGAAGGTATAAATAGCCTAAACAAAGCAGCAAAAGATGAATATGGAAATGACTTTGTTGATTGTGAAAAGGAAGAACAAGTAGCTCTTCTGAAAAAATTTGATGAAGAAGCATACAATGGTGCAAACACTTCAGGGAAAAAACCTTTCTTTAGATTTATGAAAGAACTGACAGTAGTTGGTTACTGCACATCTGAAGTAGGTGCAACACAAGCTCTTAATTTTGTTGCTGTGCCTGGTGCTTATAATGGTTGTATGCCTTATAAAGAAGGAGATAAAGCTTGGGCTATCTAA
- a CDS encoding glycosyltransferase family 4 protein, protein MLENEIRLLWLTENYPPQRGGMAQSCDRIIRNLRNSGVIVDIVHFTRRNTSFKITNQVKGTYLNVPFNTDEAHTVNCLWNFIAQEAQYKFCTHIVAFGGYLPLLTAPVFSKWLSLPLVCLFRGNDFDNAIFSSRKLPILERAINQAHTIATVASEMQDKIELLYPEKKVKFIPNSIESTNWQALKSDFEFAEKFRAKHVEDSKLAIGLFGHLKAKKGCDFLLKSIAKSGLSEKIHLIIVGERETHIDTIVAGYNLNTTFLPFLDRYELIQYYLACDVIALPSFYDGMPNVLLEASALGIPVLASSVGGMRDVLVDIPNSFVFHPGDESSCIETLWKLINTSADERKKIGLMQKEVLDSNFTSQHETEAFLSIFKE, encoded by the coding sequence ATGCTGGAAAATGAGATAAGACTACTTTGGCTAACTGAAAACTATCCACCGCAAAGAGGAGGCATGGCGCAATCTTGCGACAGAATCATTCGAAACCTTAGAAATAGTGGAGTTATAGTTGATATAGTCCATTTTACCAGAAGAAACACTTCTTTTAAAATCACTAACCAAGTAAAGGGAACCTACTTAAATGTGCCATTTAATACTGATGAAGCACATACTGTCAATTGCCTTTGGAACTTTATAGCACAAGAAGCGCAATACAAGTTTTGCACTCATATTGTTGCATTTGGAGGTTATCTACCTCTATTAACAGCTCCTGTTTTTAGCAAATGGTTATCTCTACCGCTAGTTTGCCTTTTTCGCGGAAATGATTTTGACAATGCAATTTTTTCTTCTAGAAAACTGCCAATTCTCGAAAGAGCAATTAATCAAGCACACACAATAGCAACAGTTGCTAGTGAAATGCAGGATAAAATTGAGCTGCTTTATCCAGAAAAGAAAGTAAAATTTATTCCTAACAGCATTGAATCTACCAATTGGCAAGCTTTAAAAAGTGACTTTGAGTTTGCTGAAAAATTTAGAGCAAAACATGTAGAAGATTCTAAACTTGCAATTGGTTTATTTGGCCATTTAAAAGCTAAAAAAGGATGCGACTTTCTTTTAAAAAGTATTGCTAAAAGTGGACTCTCAGAAAAAATACACCTAATTATAGTTGGAGAAAGAGAAACACATATTGATACGATAGTAGCAGGCTACAACCTAAATACTACATTTCTGCCATTTTTAGATAGATACGAATTAATACAATACTATCTTGCCTGCGATGTAATTGCCTTACCTTCGTTTTACGACGGCATGCCAAATGTTTTACTAGAAGCTAGCGCACTTGGCATTCCTGTTTTAGCTTCTTCTGTAGGTGGTATGAGAGATGTTTTAGTTGATATTCCTAATAGTTTTGTTTTTCACCCTGGAGATGAGTCTAGTTGCATAGAAACACTATGGAAACTAATTAATACTTCAGCAGATGAAAGAAAAAAAATTGGCTTGATGCAAAAAGAAGTTTTGGATTCTAACTTCACTTCTCAACACGAAACAGAAGCTTTTCTATCAATTTTTAAAGAATAG
- a CDS encoding DMT family transporter: MNKDKKVITGLLAIITATTLWGFDGVVLTPRLYNLEASFVVMVLHVLPFLVMQLFLFKQYKYLKTFDKQDYLALFLIALLGGSIGTLSIVQAMFLINFKNLSVVVLLQKLQPVFAITLATIFLKEKLKKNFFIWALLAVAGGYFLTFEFSLPNFHTGENTSQAALLALIAAFCFGSTTVLGRKFLLNHNFETVTFYRFGFTTFILVIYNLILGRFYQFNDVTQQNWIIFVVIMFTTGSAAIFLYYFGLKKVRASLSTIAELCFPVSAIIFDYIFNNSQLTVVQWCSAAMMFFAIFKLGQNEAENKSSAS, translated from the coding sequence ATGAACAAAGACAAAAAGGTAATCACAGGTCTTCTGGCAATTATTACAGCAACCACACTTTGGGGATTCGATGGAGTAGTACTCACACCTAGATTATACAATCTAGAAGCAAGTTTTGTGGTAATGGTACTACATGTATTACCATTTTTAGTGATGCAACTGTTTCTTTTTAAGCAGTATAAATACCTAAAAACATTTGATAAACAAGACTATCTTGCCCTTTTTCTTATTGCACTACTAGGTGGCTCTATTGGTACACTTTCAATCGTACAGGCCATGTTTCTTATTAATTTTAAAAACCTTTCTGTAGTTGTACTTCTGCAAAAATTACAACCAGTATTTGCCATAACATTGGCAACTATTTTTTTAAAAGAGAAACTCAAGAAAAACTTTTTCATTTGGGCTTTACTAGCAGTAGCTGGTGGCTATTTTCTTACGTTTGAGTTTAGTTTACCAAATTTTCATACAGGTGAAAATACCTCACAAGCTGCCCTACTGGCTTTAATTGCAGCTTTTTGTTTTGGTTCTACAACAGTTTTAGGAAGAAAATTTCTATTAAATCATAATTTTGAAACCGTTACATTCTACCGATTCGGTTTCACTACTTTCATACTAGTTATCTACAATTTAATACTAGGGAGGTTTTATCAGTTTAATGATGTAACTCAGCAAAACTGGATAATATTTGTGGTAATTATGTTTACCACTGGTAGTGCAGCAATTTTTTTGTATTACTTTGGATTAAAAAAGGTAAGAGCAAGCCTCTCAACTATTGCAGAATTATGCTTTCCTGTTTCGGCTATCATTTTCGACTACATATTTAACAATAGTCAATTAACAGTTGTACAATGGTGCAGCGCCGCTATGATGTTTTTTGCAATATTTAAATTGGGGCAGAATGAAGCTGAAAATAAATCTTCAGCTTCGTAA
- the clpB gene encoding ATP-dependent chaperone ClpB, producing MNFNNYTIKSQEAIQKAAEIAQSAQQAIIEPGHLLKAILLVDENLSSFVIKKLNVNKGYLESKLDEILQRYPKTTGQQPYFSNESHKILQNAEQTKTQLKDDFIAVEHLLLALLNGNNSVSTLMKDVGFNDKHLKKAVEELRGGEKVKDQNAESKYKSLERYSQNLNKLAKSGKLDPIIGRDEEIRRILQILSRRTKNNPMLVGTPGVGKTAIAEGLAQRIIDGDVPENLKDIEIVALDMGLLVAGAKYKGEFEERLKSVIKEVVDSNGKIVLFIDEIHTLIGAGSGGESAMDAANLLKPALARGELRSIGATTLSEYQKYIEKDKALERRFQTVVIDEPSVPDAISILRGIKEKYEVHHGVRIKDDAIIAAVELSHRYISDRYLPDKAIDLMDEAAAKMRIEMASMPEELDEIRRKIMQLEIEREAIRRERDIEKESYLSKEIADLTEQQDSLTAKWKSEKETIESIQKAKENIDRYKSEAEQAERQGDYGRVAELRYGKIKESEQQLDLLQQQLNEKLDEKPLLKEEVTSEEIADVVSRWTGIPINKMLQSDREKLLHLEGELGRRVAGQKEAIGAISDAVRRSRAGLQDPNRPIGSFIFLGTTGVGKTELAKALAEYLFDDENAMVRIDMSEYQERHAVSRLIGAPPGYVGYDEGGQLTEAVRRKPYSVVLLDEIEKAHPDVFNILLQVLDDGRLTDNKGRIANFKNTIVIMTSNLGSHIIMDKMRSINDENKENVLTQTKNEVFELLKKSLRPEFLNRIDELILFEPLSRENMRKIVDIQFREIQKRLDNSGIVLEASREVMDYLANLGYDPQFGARPLKRVLQQHILNELSKEILKGNIVKDAVVGITLDDDRHIKFFNIADVKLED from the coding sequence ATGAATTTCAATAACTATACAATAAAATCTCAGGAGGCTATACAGAAAGCTGCTGAGATTGCTCAATCAGCACAACAAGCGATAATTGAGCCCGGTCATTTATTGAAAGCAATCTTGTTAGTAGATGAAAACCTAAGCTCATTTGTGATTAAAAAGCTGAATGTTAACAAGGGATATTTAGAAAGTAAACTCGACGAAATTCTTCAAAGATACCCGAAAACAACAGGTCAGCAGCCATATTTCTCTAATGAAAGCCATAAGATTTTACAAAATGCAGAGCAAACAAAAACTCAGCTTAAAGACGACTTTATCGCTGTAGAACACTTGCTGCTAGCATTACTAAATGGCAATAATTCTGTATCAACTTTAATGAAAGATGTTGGGTTTAACGATAAGCATCTTAAAAAAGCAGTTGAAGAACTAAGAGGTGGAGAAAAAGTAAAAGATCAGAATGCTGAGTCTAAATACAAATCATTAGAAAGATATTCCCAAAACCTGAATAAACTGGCAAAATCAGGTAAGTTAGATCCAATTATTGGTCGTGACGAAGAAATAAGGAGAATTCTTCAGATTTTATCAAGACGTACCAAAAATAACCCGATGCTTGTGGGTACGCCAGGTGTAGGTAAAACAGCCATTGCAGAAGGTCTTGCTCAAAGAATTATAGATGGAGATGTACCAGAAAATTTAAAAGATATCGAGATTGTAGCCTTAGATATGGGCTTGCTTGTAGCTGGTGCTAAATACAAAGGTGAATTTGAAGAAAGGCTTAAGTCTGTAATTAAAGAAGTTGTTGACAGCAATGGAAAAATTGTTCTTTTCATTGATGAGATTCATACTTTAATTGGTGCAGGTTCTGGTGGCGAAAGTGCTATGGATGCTGCTAACTTGCTTAAACCAGCTTTGGCAAGAGGTGAATTAAGGTCTATTGGTGCGACTACACTAAGTGAGTATCAAAAATATATTGAGAAAGATAAAGCACTGGAAAGACGATTCCAGACAGTAGTAATTGACGAACCAAGTGTACCAGATGCCATCTCAATTTTGAGAGGTATAAAAGAAAAGTATGAAGTACACCACGGTGTTAGAATTAAAGATGATGCAATTATTGCTGCTGTAGAACTATCTCACAGATACATTAGTGATAGATATTTGCCAGATAAAGCCATTGATTTGATGGACGAAGCTGCTGCAAAAATGAGAATTGAAATGGCTTCTATGCCAGAAGAGCTTGATGAAATTAGGCGTAAGATTATGCAACTCGAAATTGAAAGAGAAGCGATTAGAAGGGAAAGAGATATTGAAAAGGAAAGTTATCTTTCTAAAGAAATTGCTGATCTTACCGAGCAACAAGATAGCTTAACTGCCAAATGGAAAAGTGAAAAAGAAACTATTGAAAGCATTCAGAAAGCAAAAGAAAACATAGACAGATATAAATCTGAAGCAGAACAAGCTGAAAGACAAGGCGATTATGGTCGAGTAGCAGAGTTGAGGTACGGAAAAATTAAAGAATCGGAGCAACAACTCGATTTACTGCAACAACAGTTAAATGAAAAACTAGACGAAAAGCCTTTGCTTAAAGAAGAAGTTACTTCAGAAGAAATTGCTGATGTGGTTTCAAGATGGACAGGAATACCAATAAATAAGATGTTACAAAGCGATCGTGAGAAATTGCTACATCTTGAGGGAGAACTTGGTAGAAGAGTTGCCGGACAAAAAGAAGCAATAGGAGCTATCTCTGATGCAGTTCGTAGAAGCAGAGCTGGTTTACAAGACCCTAATAGACCAATTGGCTCATTCATATTCTTAGGAACAACTGGTGTGGGTAAAACTGAGCTGGCAAAAGCATTAGCAGAGTACCTCTTTGATGATGAAAATGCCATGGTTCGTATCGATATGTCTGAATATCAAGAACGCCATGCGGTAAGTAGACTCATTGGAGCACCTCCGGGATATGTGGGTTACGATGAAGGTGGCCAATTAACCGAAGCTGTTAGAAGAAAACCTTACTCAGTAGTATTATTAGATGAAATCGAAAAAGCACATCCAGATGTATTTAATATCTTATTACAAGTACTAGATGATGGTAGACTAACTGACAACAAAGGTAGAATAGCCAACTTTAAAAACACCATTGTAATTATGACCTCTAATTTAGGATCACATATTATAATGGATAAAATGAGGTCTATAAATGATGAGAATAAGGAGAATGTGTTAACTCAAACTAAAAATGAAGTGTTTGAACTCCTTAAAAAATCATTAAGACCTGAGTTTCTAAACCGTATCGATGAGCTAATTCTCTTTGAACCACTTTCTAGAGAAAATATGAGAAAAATTGTTGATATTCAGTTTAGAGAAATTCAGAAACGACTTGATAACTCTGGAATAGTGCTAGAAGCATCAAGAGAAGTGATGGATTATCTGGCAAACTTAGGTTACGACCCGCAGTTTGGTGCGCGACCACTCAAAAGGGTATTGCAACAACACATTTTAAATGAGTTGTCTAAAGAAATATTAAAAGGCAATATCGTAAAAGATGCTGTAGTTGGCATTACTCTAGACGATGATAGACACATCAAATTCTTTAATATAGCAGATGTAAAGCTTGAAGATTAA